Proteins encoded by one window of Candidatus Hydrogenedentota bacterium:
- a CDS encoding copper-binding protein, whose translation DNGGDTNGSDDTGSDDNGGDTSGSDDTGFDDNGGDDNSNN comes from the coding sequence ATGACAACGGTGGCGACACGAACGGCTCCGATGACACGGGCTCTGATGACAACGGTGGCGACACGAGCGGCTCCGATGACACGGGCTTTGATGACAACGGTGGCGACGACAACAGCAACAACTAA